A part of Solicola gregarius genomic DNA contains:
- a CDS encoding HNH endonuclease signature motif containing protein codes for MRAATLTTDTESKDGLDIALDARRHLAQTEAAQYDALLGYLEDTAGTPLARAGGVNEWTRYGGSGTPSVSEYAACEVGPALGLSASGGRDLIADALDLTYRLPQLFACLHEGSVDAWRIRKVARKTRRFTIAQAADADRRLAAANADGTPLIARVGMGRVNQILDQIRIVEDPDDPENQRTENSARRSVSIWGDDGLARISGTLSLDDGKRLDQRLDQIVESLRFLGDNRPHGILRSVALGMLDEPDSLDDLYHHVQAARAGAADQTDQASDTAPKPDPEPADQSADLPGDGGSPERATRAQRSGSRQTVLYVHFDRCWGTWSLEDVGAITRSEAAEILGHSHITVKPVIDLETTISATGYVAPPRLKEQLALTNAGTCTFPHCNRPARVADYDHIINHTDGGPTDSRNGHRLCRYHHRAKTFTAWTVQSPAPGIWLWQSPAGRTYLVTGGTTTKLPGRVAKTIQHRRKHDAA; via the coding sequence ATGAGGGCGGCCACACTCACCACCGACACCGAGTCCAAGGACGGGCTCGACATCGCCCTGGACGCCCGTCGCCACCTGGCGCAGACCGAGGCCGCCCAGTACGACGCCCTCCTCGGCTACCTCGAAGACACCGCAGGTACGCCCCTCGCCCGCGCCGGTGGTGTCAACGAGTGGACCCGTTACGGCGGGTCGGGCACCCCGAGCGTGTCGGAGTACGCCGCATGTGAGGTCGGCCCCGCGCTCGGGCTGTCCGCGTCCGGTGGCCGGGATCTCATCGCCGACGCCCTGGATCTCACCTACCGCCTCCCGCAACTGTTCGCGTGTCTGCACGAAGGTTCTGTCGATGCGTGGCGGATCCGGAAAGTCGCCCGCAAGACCCGACGATTCACCATCGCCCAGGCCGCCGACGCCGACCGGCGACTCGCAGCTGCGAACGCGGATGGGACGCCGTTGATCGCGCGGGTCGGCATGGGGCGGGTGAACCAGATCCTGGACCAGATCCGGATCGTCGAAGACCCCGACGACCCCGAAAACCAGCGCACCGAAAACAGTGCTCGGCGGAGTGTGTCGATCTGGGGTGACGACGGACTCGCCCGCATCTCCGGCACCCTGTCACTCGACGACGGCAAGAGGCTCGACCAACGCCTCGACCAGATCGTCGAATCGCTCCGCTTCCTCGGCGACAACCGCCCTCACGGCATCCTCCGCTCCGTCGCACTGGGCATGTTGGACGAACCCGACAGCCTCGACGACCTCTACCACCACGTCCAGGCAGCCCGCGCCGGCGCCGCCGACCAGACCGACCAGGCCAGCGACACCGCGCCGAAGCCGGACCCGGAGCCGGCCGACCAGTCGGCCGACCTGCCCGGCGACGGCGGGTCACCCGAACGGGCAACTCGGGCGCAACGCTCCGGCTCGCGGCAGACGGTTCTGTACGTCCATTTCGACCGGTGCTGGGGCACCTGGTCCCTCGAAGACGTCGGCGCCATCACCCGCTCCGAAGCCGCCGAGATCCTCGGCCACTCCCACATCACCGTCAAACCCGTCATCGACCTCGAGACCACCATCTCGGCCACCGGCTACGTCGCACCACCACGGCTCAAGGAACAGCTCGCGCTGACGAACGCCGGCACCTGCACCTTCCCGCACTGCAACCGACCTGCCCGGGTCGCCGACTACGACCACATCATCAACCACACCGACGGCGGCCCGACCGACTCGAGAAACGGCCATCGACTATGTAGGTACCATCACCGCGCGAAAACCTTCACCGCATGGACCGTGCAATCACCCGCACCCGGGATCTGGCTCTGGCAATCACCCGCCGGCCGCACGTACCTCGTCACCGGCGGCACCACCACCAAACTCCCCGGCCGCGTGGCCAAGACCATCCAGCACAGGCGAAAACACGACGCCGCCTGA
- a CDS encoding MMPL family transporter, whose product MARTAVTVRAARWSAEHPWRAILMWVVFVAAAVGVSTVVPKQETSDADYRTGESGTAAQIIEDAGLEEPPSESIIVTSDAEQLDQATAQSAVKELRTGVADVDGVESVGKAIPSEDGSALLVPVTMAGDEDDAGEHVDGVLDVTTEVAAAHPDLQIGEAGDASVDDAIMERVGEDLSSAESMSLPITFGIMLIAFGALIAAGIPVLLAITSVVATLGLYAPLSYLAPDDGTVANVVLLIGMAVGVDYSLFYLKREREERAKGRSTLDAVEVAARTSGHAVVVSGFAVMVAMSGLFIASDVTFASLAAGSILVVGVAVVGSLTVLPALLVKLGRWVDRPRVPFLWRLNRRIGKGGIAGRILGPVVRHPKRSAIGSIVVLAVAATPLVGMKLEQGSLETLPKDIPAVQTLSQIQEKFPQDADTVQVAVSADPDTIDAVTGELRSIEKEALAGDDFATTGADQLDVAEDGSGAVLTLPTTHPEGSDANEQAMLDIRDQVGQQPGGDLEGTEWAVGGGVGQTYDASHHLSERLPWVVGFVLVLTLVMMLVMFRSAVLALLTTLLNLLSVGAAFGIMTLVFQNTWAESLLDFESSGSIIDWTPLFCFVVLVGLSMDYHVFVLSRVREGLRNGLSHRAAVERGVRDTASVVTSAAFVMVSVFAVFATLSMIEMKIMGVVLATAILIDATLVRLVLLPSLLLVCEPLLRGFGRREARRGSPEIETEERVPALV is encoded by the coding sequence ATGGCACGCACAGCCGTGACAGTACGAGCCGCCCGCTGGAGTGCCGAGCATCCGTGGCGAGCGATCCTGATGTGGGTCGTCTTCGTCGCCGCGGCCGTCGGCGTCAGCACGGTGGTTCCGAAGCAGGAGACGTCGGACGCCGACTACCGCACTGGCGAGTCGGGTACGGCCGCACAGATCATCGAGGACGCGGGTCTCGAGGAGCCGCCCTCGGAGAGCATCATCGTCACGTCCGACGCCGAACAGCTCGACCAGGCCACCGCGCAGTCGGCGGTCAAGGAGCTACGTACCGGCGTCGCGGACGTTGACGGAGTGGAGAGCGTCGGCAAGGCGATCCCGTCCGAGGACGGGAGCGCGCTGCTCGTACCGGTCACCATGGCCGGCGACGAGGACGACGCCGGCGAGCACGTCGACGGCGTGCTCGACGTGACGACGGAGGTTGCTGCGGCGCATCCCGACCTTCAGATCGGTGAGGCCGGCGACGCGTCGGTCGACGACGCGATCATGGAACGCGTCGGCGAGGATCTCTCGTCGGCCGAGAGCATGAGCCTGCCCATCACGTTCGGGATCATGCTGATCGCGTTCGGCGCGTTGATCGCCGCGGGCATCCCCGTGCTGCTCGCGATCACGTCGGTCGTCGCGACGCTCGGGCTGTATGCGCCGCTGTCGTACCTCGCGCCCGACGACGGCACTGTCGCGAACGTCGTACTGCTGATCGGCATGGCCGTCGGAGTCGACTATTCGCTGTTCTACCTCAAGCGCGAGCGTGAGGAGCGCGCCAAGGGACGCAGCACGCTCGATGCCGTCGAGGTCGCGGCACGTACGTCGGGACACGCCGTCGTCGTGTCCGGGTTCGCCGTCATGGTTGCCATGTCGGGCCTGTTCATCGCCTCGGATGTCACGTTCGCCTCGCTGGCAGCGGGATCGATCCTCGTCGTGGGTGTCGCCGTCGTCGGCTCGCTGACCGTTCTGCCGGCGCTGCTCGTCAAGCTCGGCCGCTGGGTGGACCGCCCGCGCGTGCCGTTCCTGTGGCGCCTGAACCGCCGCATCGGCAAGGGTGGGATCGCGGGTCGCATCCTGGGTCCGGTCGTACGCCACCCGAAGCGGTCGGCCATCGGCTCGATCGTTGTGCTCGCCGTGGCGGCGACGCCGCTGGTCGGCATGAAGCTCGAACAGGGCAGCCTGGAGACGCTTCCGAAGGACATTCCCGCGGTACAGACCCTGTCGCAGATCCAGGAGAAGTTCCCGCAGGACGCGGACACGGTGCAGGTCGCGGTCTCCGCCGACCCGGACACGATCGATGCGGTCACCGGTGAGCTGCGCTCGATCGAGAAGGAAGCGCTCGCCGGCGACGACTTCGCCACGACCGGCGCCGACCAGCTCGACGTCGCCGAGGACGGCTCCGGTGCCGTGCTCACCCTTCCCACCACGCATCCGGAGGGTTCGGACGCGAACGAGCAGGCGATGTTGGACATTCGTGACCAGGTCGGGCAGCAGCCCGGCGGCGATCTCGAGGGAACGGAATGGGCCGTCGGCGGCGGCGTCGGGCAGACGTACGACGCGAGCCACCATCTGTCCGAGCGGCTGCCGTGGGTCGTCGGCTTCGTGCTGGTCCTGACCCTGGTGATGATGCTGGTGATGTTCCGCAGCGCGGTGCTGGCACTGTTGACCACGCTGCTCAACCTGCTCTCGGTCGGTGCTGCGTTCGGCATCATGACGCTCGTCTTCCAGAACACCTGGGCGGAGTCGCTGCTCGACTTCGAGTCCAGTGGTTCGATCATCGACTGGACCCCGCTGTTCTGCTTCGTGGTGCTGGTCGGGCTGTCGATGGACTACCACGTGTTCGTTCTCAGCCGCGTACGTGAGGGGCTGCGCAACGGTCTCTCGCACCGCGCTGCCGTCGAGCGGGGCGTACGCGACACGGCGTCGGTCGTGACCAGCGCGGCGTTTGTGATGGTCTCGGTGTTCGCGGTGTTCGCGACGCTGTCGATGATCGAGATGAAGATCATGGGCGTGGTACTGGCCACCGCGATCCTGATCGACGCGACGCTCGTACGGCTGGTGCTGCTGCCGTCGCTCTTGCTGGTCTGCGAGCCGCTGCTGCGCGGCTTCGGCCGCCGCGAGGCACGTCGGGGCTCGCCCGAGATCGAGACGGAGGAGCGCGTACCCGCGCTGGTCTGA
- a CDS encoding serine/threonine-protein kinase, giving the protein MSAPEALGRLRRVRRIGVGGFASVWLYHDTDLKSHVAVKALADNWAQRADVRERFLNEAQLLRATDSAHVVQVYDIGELPDQTPYFVMGFADKGTVADLIHDEPPALATTVDLVNQAAQGIADLHATGVIHRDIKPSNLLLRSDRMRGRRLLVADLGVAKAMMYASGMTQVVGTPAYMAPEQSEPGGPVDARADVHALGAVAYQLLTGRVVREGTLYGRRDAEAPDPPSAVADVPEALDDAVLRAVALDPVERWPDPLSFAAALRDAVGTTDETESATWQPSGADTTIRVARSTPTSTPPLKHRPRKAWLVAGLVAVLVGAVAVGGYLLGPWGDPEAGTPADPGDYCTVLQEDWDRIASTGGTAPDDYAVITDAVHRIRTAAPTGVEQRWAAVDDPLQDFRTVIEELDISWDDLTDDELDAEDRASAVGAMNRLSQRLDGVDLNAIAAVDTRERCGFVPRRIDIG; this is encoded by the coding sequence GTGTCTGCTCCGGAAGCCCTCGGTCGCCTCCGCCGCGTGCGTCGCATCGGCGTCGGTGGCTTCGCATCCGTATGGCTCTATCACGACACTGACCTCAAGTCGCACGTCGCGGTGAAGGCGCTCGCCGACAACTGGGCCCAGCGCGCCGACGTACGCGAGCGGTTCCTGAACGAAGCACAGCTGCTGCGCGCAACCGACTCCGCACATGTGGTGCAGGTCTACGACATCGGCGAGCTTCCCGACCAGACGCCCTACTTCGTCATGGGATTCGCGGACAAGGGAACGGTCGCCGACCTGATCCACGACGAGCCGCCGGCACTCGCAACGACGGTCGACCTGGTCAACCAAGCGGCACAGGGCATCGCCGACCTGCACGCGACCGGTGTCATCCATCGCGACATCAAGCCGTCGAACCTGCTGCTGCGCTCTGACCGGATGCGTGGGAGGCGGCTGCTCGTCGCCGACCTCGGCGTCGCCAAGGCGATGATGTACGCGTCCGGCATGACCCAGGTCGTCGGCACGCCCGCGTACATGGCGCCCGAACAGTCCGAGCCGGGCGGTCCGGTCGACGCGCGCGCCGACGTGCACGCGCTCGGGGCGGTCGCGTACCAGCTGCTCACCGGTCGGGTCGTGCGCGAAGGCACGCTCTACGGGCGACGCGACGCCGAGGCGCCCGACCCACCGAGCGCCGTCGCCGACGTGCCCGAGGCTCTCGACGACGCCGTGCTGCGCGCGGTGGCCCTCGATCCTGTCGAACGCTGGCCCGATCCGCTGTCGTTCGCCGCGGCACTGCGGGACGCCGTCGGTACAACCGATGAAACCGAGTCGGCGACCTGGCAGCCATCGGGCGCCGATACGACCATCCGGGTGGCCAGGTCGACCCCCACGAGTACGCCGCCCCTCAAACACCGCCCGCGCAAGGCATGGCTGGTGGCCGGGCTGGTCGCCGTACTGGTGGGCGCAGTGGCCGTCGGCGGCTATCTCCTCGGGCCCTGGGGCGACCCGGAGGCCGGCACGCCTGCCGACCCTGGCGACTACTGCACGGTGCTGCAGGAGGACTGGGACCGCATCGCGTCCACCGGCGGCACCGCGCCCGACGACTATGCCGTGATCACCGACGCGGTTCACCGGATCCGCACGGCGGCGCCGACCGGCGTCGAGCAACGCTGGGCGGCCGTCGACGACCCGCTGCAGGACTTCCGGACCGTCATCGAGGAGCTCGACATCAGCTGGGACGATCTCACCGACGACGAGCTCGATGCCGAGGACAGAGCCAGCGCGGTCGGCGCGATGAACCGCCTTTCGCAGCGGCTCGACGGCGTCGATCTGAATGCGATCGCCGCCGTCGACACCAGGGAGCGCTGCGGGTTCGTACCCCGACGGATAGACATCGGGTAG
- a CDS encoding calcium-binding protein → MHGYVRKLAVAAAGLLVAVTTLGEPSAGAADEDDTCKGRTVTLAGTEDDDELTGTPGDDVIRAYTGDDVIDGRGGDDVLCGDSGADELYGGAGDDALHGGPYKLYSDEGSNAAEGDVLSGGSGNDRIFGGGRSSNEAIHISPAHHTPDRVEFPEARGGITVTENGVVTGSGIGRDLVFDVPHVVGTDWPDDITVRGHAIVSAGGGNDRVAAVAGGPDESLYPTLLGEDGDDRLDASRSNTPGYWLDGGEGTDTLIGSRYDDSIGDHDDDGVVTAGGGDDRVDVTSQMTVSGGSGADAIQVALEAGRRGALGGGPGYDHAELQNGTSAPLTIDVPGEVVRADGKSSPLAGIEDFGASAREADVRFIGGPGDERFGVVTWGGHTVRASMGEGDDYFAAYATVDADDNGSAAAWGGPGDDVFDGGEGDDSLFGDSGDDLMFGDSGNDALRGGPGDDRAYGTRGEADSCRAEVAEECEQ, encoded by the coding sequence GTGCATGGGTACGTACGAAAGCTCGCGGTTGCGGCGGCGGGACTGCTGGTAGCGGTCACGACGCTGGGCGAGCCGTCCGCGGGTGCAGCCGACGAGGACGACACCTGCAAGGGCAGGACGGTCACGCTTGCCGGGACCGAAGACGACGACGAGCTGACGGGAACGCCCGGCGACGACGTGATCCGGGCGTACACCGGTGACGACGTCATCGACGGGCGTGGAGGCGACGACGTGCTGTGCGGAGACTCGGGCGCAGACGAGCTGTACGGCGGCGCGGGCGACGACGCCCTCCACGGTGGCCCATACAAGCTGTACTCCGACGAGGGCAGCAACGCTGCCGAAGGCGACGTCTTGTCGGGCGGGAGCGGCAACGACCGGATATTCGGCGGTGGACGCTCATCGAACGAGGCGATCCACATCTCACCGGCGCACCACACCCCCGATCGGGTGGAGTTTCCCGAGGCGCGCGGCGGGATCACGGTCACGGAGAACGGTGTCGTCACCGGGAGCGGCATCGGACGGGACCTCGTCTTCGACGTACCGCATGTCGTCGGTACCGACTGGCCGGACGACATCACGGTCCGCGGTCACGCGATCGTCTCCGCGGGAGGCGGCAATGACCGCGTTGCGGCGGTCGCCGGCGGACCGGACGAGTCGTTGTACCCAACGCTGCTCGGCGAGGACGGCGACGACCGACTCGATGCGTCGCGGAGCAATACGCCGGGCTACTGGTTGGACGGCGGCGAGGGCACCGACACCCTGATCGGTTCGAGGTACGACGACTCCATCGGCGACCACGACGACGACGGCGTGGTGACCGCAGGCGGAGGCGACGACCGGGTCGACGTCACATCGCAGATGACGGTGTCCGGCGGATCGGGCGCGGACGCGATCCAGGTCGCGCTCGAGGCCGGCCGACGCGGGGCGCTCGGCGGCGGGCCGGGCTACGACCATGCCGAGCTGCAGAACGGTACGTCGGCGCCGCTCACGATCGACGTACCGGGCGAGGTGGTGCGCGCGGACGGGAAGTCGTCGCCGCTCGCCGGGATCGAGGACTTCGGTGCGTCCGCGCGTGAGGCGGACGTACGTTTCATCGGTGGCCCTGGGGATGAGCGGTTCGGCGTCGTCACCTGGGGCGGTCATACGGTGCGTGCCTCCATGGGCGAGGGCGACGACTACTTCGCGGCGTACGCGACCGTCGACGCGGACGACAACGGCTCGGCGGCGGCGTGGGGCGGTCCGGGCGACGACGTGTTCGACGGCGGAGAAGGCGACGACAGCCTGTTCGGCGACTCCGGTGACGATCTGATGTTCGGCGACTCCGGCAATGACGCACTGCGTGGTGGTCCGGGGGACGACCGGGCGTACGGGACGCGGGGCGAGGCCGACTCGTGCAGAGCAGAGGTCGCGGAAGAATGCGAGCAATGA
- the topA gene encoding type I DNA topoisomerase — MTALVIVESPAKARTIAGYLGKDYVVESSIGHIRDLPHNAAEVPAKYKGLSWARLGVDVDSGFEPIYVVPADKKSHIAKLKKLLKDADELYLATDEDREGEAIAWHLLDELKPKVPVKRMVFHEITPQAIRAAVENPRDIDDHLVDAQETRRILDRLYGYEVSPVLWKKVMSGLSAGRVQSVATRLVVERERDRMAFKIASYWDLEATFDAGAEKDPRQFPAKLVAVDGHKVAQGRDFTSDGVLKQASEVPLHIDGERAAALAGALRTQTFDVRAVDSKPYTRKPYAPFRTTTLQQEASRKLGYGSSRTMQIAQRLYENGFITYMRTDSVTLSSTAVNAARAQVRELYGGDYLPDAPRTYASKVKNAQEAHEAIRPAGDYFRTPAETGLTGDEFRVYELIWMRTVASQMNDAKGNSVTVRLGARATSGEDCEFTATGRTITFYGFLKAYVEGADDPSKDRDDKQTRLPNVSEGERVDVAALEPAGHETRPPARYTEATLIRELEEREIGRPSTYASIVTTIQNRGYVYKKGTALVPAWLAFAVVRLLERHFGKLVDYEFTAMLEDVLDRVARGDRDRQTVLRGFYFGEEEGDTALKSLVEDLGDIDARGLSTFEIGDGIAARVGRYGPYVEGPGNDGEPARANIPDDLPPDELTLEKARELLANPTGAETELGVDPKTGYPVVAKNGRYGPYVTEVLPDDVPTKGKNAVKRRTASLFKDMSLDTITLDDALKLLSLPRVIGADPESGEDITAQNGRYGPYLKKGTDSRSIDSEEKLLTMTLDEALAIYAQPKQRGRRAAAAPLKELGADPVTGNPVVVKDGRFGPYVTDGEYNATLRKDDSVEAVTLERASDLLVEKRAKGPAKKTAKKTAKKTTKKTAKKTPAKKSPAKKSAAKKSTAKSTSKKA, encoded by the coding sequence GTGACCGCACTCGTCATCGTCGAGTCGCCCGCCAAGGCGCGTACGATCGCGGGTTACCTCGGCAAGGATTACGTTGTCGAGTCGTCGATCGGTCACATCCGCGACCTCCCTCACAACGCCGCCGAGGTGCCCGCGAAGTACAAGGGACTGTCATGGGCGCGACTCGGTGTCGACGTCGACAGTGGCTTCGAGCCCATCTACGTCGTGCCGGCCGACAAGAAGTCGCATATCGCCAAGCTGAAGAAGCTGCTCAAGGACGCCGACGAGCTCTACCTCGCGACGGACGAGGACCGCGAGGGCGAGGCCATCGCCTGGCACCTGCTCGACGAGCTGAAGCCGAAGGTCCCGGTCAAGCGGATGGTGTTCCACGAGATCACGCCGCAGGCGATCCGCGCCGCTGTCGAGAACCCGCGCGACATCGACGACCATCTCGTCGACGCGCAGGAGACTCGTCGCATCCTCGACCGCCTCTACGGGTACGAGGTCAGCCCCGTGCTGTGGAAGAAGGTCATGAGCGGGCTGTCCGCCGGCCGCGTGCAGTCGGTCGCGACTCGCCTGGTCGTCGAGCGCGAGCGTGACCGGATGGCGTTCAAGATCGCGTCGTACTGGGATCTCGAGGCGACCTTCGATGCGGGCGCAGAGAAGGACCCGCGACAGTTCCCGGCGAAGCTGGTGGCCGTCGACGGTCACAAGGTCGCCCAGGGCCGCGACTTCACCAGCGATGGCGTTCTCAAGCAGGCGAGCGAGGTGCCGCTGCACATCGACGGCGAGCGTGCCGCTGCACTCGCCGGTGCCTTGCGTACGCAGACCTTCGACGTTCGCGCGGTCGACTCCAAGCCGTACACCCGCAAGCCGTACGCGCCGTTCCGTACGACCACCCTGCAGCAGGAGGCGTCGCGCAAGCTCGGCTACGGCTCGTCGCGCACGATGCAGATCGCGCAGCGGTTGTACGAGAACGGGTTCATCACCTATATGCGTACCGACTCGGTGACGCTGTCGAGCACGGCGGTCAACGCCGCCCGGGCACAGGTGCGCGAGCTGTACGGCGGCGACTACCTTCCCGACGCGCCTCGTACGTACGCCAGCAAGGTCAAGAACGCCCAAGAGGCGCACGAGGCGATCCGCCCGGCAGGCGACTACTTCCGTACGCCTGCCGAGACCGGGCTGACCGGCGACGAGTTCCGTGTGTACGAGCTGATCTGGATGCGTACGGTCGCGTCGCAGATGAACGACGCCAAGGGCAACTCCGTCACGGTGCGGCTCGGCGCACGAGCAACGAGCGGCGAGGACTGCGAGTTCACCGCAACCGGCCGCACCATTACGTTCTACGGGTTCCTCAAGGCGTACGTCGAGGGCGCCGACGACCCGAGCAAGGATCGCGACGACAAGCAGACCCGGCTGCCGAACGTCTCCGAGGGAGAGCGCGTCGACGTCGCCGCCCTCGAGCCGGCCGGACACGAGACGCGCCCGCCCGCGCGCTACACCGAGGCGACGCTGATCCGCGAGCTCGAGGAGCGCGAGATCGGTCGCCCCTCGACGTACGCGTCGATCGTGACGACGATCCAGAACCGCGGCTACGTCTACAAGAAGGGCACTGCGCTGGTGCCGGCGTGGCTCGCGTTCGCCGTCGTCCGACTGCTGGAGCGGCACTTCGGCAAGCTCGTCGACTACGAGTTCACGGCGATGCTCGAAGACGTACTCGATCGGGTCGCGCGCGGAGACCGGGATCGCCAGACGGTGCTGCGCGGCTTCTACTTCGGCGAGGAGGAAGGCGATACGGCGCTCAAGTCGCTGGTCGAGGACCTCGGCGACATCGACGCCCGCGGCCTCTCCACGTTCGAGATCGGCGACGGCATCGCCGCGCGGGTCGGCCGCTACGGGCCGTACGTCGAAGGCCCCGGCAACGACGGCGAGCCCGCCCGCGCCAATATCCCCGACGACCTGCCGCCCGACGAGCTGACGCTGGAGAAGGCGCGTGAGCTGCTGGCCAACCCGACGGGCGCGGAGACCGAGCTCGGCGTCGACCCCAAGACCGGCTATCCGGTTGTCGCGAAGAACGGGCGGTACGGGCCGTACGTCACCGAGGTGCTGCCCGATGACGTGCCCACCAAGGGCAAGAACGCCGTCAAGCGCCGTACGGCAAGCCTGTTCAAAGACATGTCGCTCGACACGATCACGCTCGACGACGCGCTGAAGCTGTTGAGCCTGCCGCGCGTCATCGGCGCGGATCCCGAGTCGGGCGAGGACATCACGGCCCAGAACGGCCGGTACGGGCCGTACCTGAAGAAGGGTACGGACTCGCGCTCGATCGACTCCGAGGAGAAGCTCCTCACGATGACGCTCGACGAGGCGCTGGCCATCTATGCACAACCCAAGCAGCGCGGTCGCCGCGCTGCCGCTGCTCCGCTCAAGGAGCTGGGCGCCGATCCGGTGACCGGAAACCCGGTCGTCGTCAAGGACGGCCGCTTCGGGCCCTATGTCACCGACGGCGAGTACAACGCCACCTTGCGCAAGGACGACTCCGTCGAGGCGGTCACGCTGGAGCGGGCCTCGGACCTGCTCGTCGAGAAGCGAGCGAAGGGCCCGGCGAAGAAGACGGCCAAGAAGACGGCGAAGAAGACCACCAAGAAGACGGCCAAGAAGACCCCGGCCAAGAAGTCGCCGGCGAAGAAGTCGGCCGCCAAGAAGAGCACCGCGAAAAGCACCTCGAAGAAGGCATAG
- a CDS encoding nuclear transport factor 2 family protein — MLENVPQPVRGFIGAVNDGDTDRFLGYFPADGVVNDWGREFHGHDAIRGWSDGEFIGAKGTLTPTSVQQDGDTVTVDGDWASNHFTGPSRFVFVVDGDSVREMRITDH, encoded by the coding sequence ATGTTGGAGAACGTCCCGCAGCCCGTACGAGGCTTCATCGGAGCCGTCAATGACGGCGACACCGACCGATTCCTCGGCTACTTCCCGGCGGACGGTGTCGTCAACGACTGGGGCCGTGAGTTCCACGGTCACGACGCGATCCGCGGCTGGAGCGACGGCGAGTTCATCGGCGCGAAAGGCACCCTGACGCCCACCTCGGTGCAGCAGGACGGCGACACGGTCACCGTCGACGGCGACTGGGCGAGCAACCACTTCACGGGCCCGAGCCGGTTCGTGTTCGTCGTCGACGGCGACTCCGTACGCGAGATGCGCATCACCGACCACTGA
- a CDS encoding low temperature requirement protein A, translating to MQERRLRLVRPVRPRDPDEEHRVATPLELFTDLCFVVAIAQAAASFHHEISHGHILEGALFFAMAFWAIFWAWLNFTWFASAYDNDDVTYRCLTLLQIAGSLVLAAGISQSFDGDFTLVVVGYVIMRVALVVQWVRAGRNDPDHRTTAYRYAVGIVIMQCFWIAFLFFPESIALPAFVLFAIGEMAVPAIAERAGGTPWHPEHVAERYSLFFIIVLGETILSSTVAIQESIDAGNAASELTEVIVGGILIVFSLWWLYFSRGDAEVLRGRSDAANMTWGFGHYFIFASAAAIGAGLAARVDYYTDHSESGGIETAYVLAVPVAVLLCGLYVLRLRQHDPSWRTAAPLFVAAAAVLVAALTPVPEVVIGLILAAAVAAELLNPAGVGEQYVDG from the coding sequence GTGCAGGAACGACGACTACGACTCGTACGCCCCGTCCGGCCGCGTGATCCCGACGAGGAGCACCGCGTCGCGACGCCGCTCGAGCTGTTCACCGACCTGTGTTTCGTGGTGGCGATCGCGCAGGCAGCGGCGTCGTTCCACCATGAGATCTCCCACGGCCACATTCTCGAGGGCGCGCTGTTCTTCGCGATGGCGTTCTGGGCGATCTTCTGGGCATGGCTGAACTTCACCTGGTTCGCGTCGGCGTACGACAACGACGACGTGACCTATCGCTGCCTCACCCTGCTGCAGATCGCGGGTTCACTCGTGCTCGCCGCCGGTATTTCGCAGTCGTTCGACGGCGACTTCACGCTCGTCGTGGTCGGGTACGTCATCATGCGCGTTGCGTTGGTCGTGCAGTGGGTACGCGCGGGCCGCAACGACCCGGACCACCGTACGACGGCGTACCGGTACGCCGTCGGCATCGTCATCATGCAGTGCTTCTGGATCGCGTTCCTGTTCTTCCCGGAGTCGATCGCTCTGCCCGCGTTCGTGCTCTTCGCCATCGGCGAGATGGCGGTTCCGGCGATCGCGGAGCGTGCGGGCGGAACCCCCTGGCACCCCGAGCACGTCGCCGAGCGGTACAGCCTGTTCTTCATCATCGTGCTCGGCGAGACGATCCTGTCGTCGACGGTCGCGATCCAGGAGTCGATCGACGCGGGCAACGCCGCGAGCGAGCTCACCGAGGTCATCGTCGGCGGCATCCTGATCGTCTTCAGCCTGTGGTGGCTCTACTTCAGCCGCGGCGACGCCGAGGTGCTACGCGGGCGGAGCGACGCCGCCAACATGACTTGGGGCTTCGGCCACTACTTCATCTTCGCGTCGGCCGCTGCGATCGGCGCGGGCCTCGCCGCCCGTGTCGACTACTACACCGACCACAGCGAGTCCGGTGGCATCGAGACGGCGTACGTGCTCGCGGTGCCCGTCGCCGTGCTGCTGTGCGGTCTGTACGTCCTGCGGCTGCGCCAGCATGACCCGAGCTGGCGCACGGCGGCCCCGTTGTTCGTTGCGGCGGCGGCCGTCCTCGTCGCGGCGCTCACACCCGTACCCGAGGTCGTGATCGGGCTGATCCTTGCGGCAGCGGTCGCGGCCGAGCTACTCAACCCGGCGGGAGTCGGCGAGCAGTACGTCGACGGCTGA